The sequence GAATTCAAACCAGATAAAGGTCCAAAACGCAACCAGTACACCATAACAGAAAAAGGAAGGCAGGAATTTATAAAATGGCTTCAGAGGGATGAAGCCGGAGAGTACGAGATACTCCTCAAAATCTTCTTCGGAGCCAGACTCTCCCCTGACGAAAACATCGAAAAAATCCAGAGATTCCGTGAAAAACGGGTTCATGATAGGGAAAGACTTGAAAAAACACTGGAAGATCTTCATAAAAACCTTGATGAAAGTGAGGACAATCTGTACTTCCTTTTGATCACGTCATTTGGAATAACGTCCTATAAATCCCAGATAGAATGGTCTGATGAGGCTCTTAAGCTTTTGAACGATAAAAATAATCAATAAAAACATTTCAATGAATTGGTTATAGATGGTGAATAAAAATGAGCATGAAAAACGTTGATCTCTACTACTTCTCAGGCACAGGAAACACCAGACTCGTTGTTGAGAGGATGGTTGAAATTTTCGGGAAAAATGGAGTTGATGCCGCCCTGAAGAAAATAGAAGATTCCCGACCTGAAGATGTGGATTTGGACCACACATTGGGGATAGGATTTCCAGTTGCAATACTTTCAACCTACAGTTTCGTATGGGACTTCATAAATGCACTTCCAGAATCCCCGGGGACTGAAGTGTTCATGTTGGACACCCTTGGAGGATACTCCGGGGGAATCGTTGGACCCCTGAGGAATATCCTTGAGAAGAAGGGATACAAACCCATTGGAGCCTGTGAAATAGTAATGCCCCTGAACATATTCTACATCCAGGACAGGGCTGTTTGTGATGAAAAGGTTAAAAAGGGGCTGCAAAGGGCTGAAAAATATGCGTATGCATTGATCGAAGGTAAAAGTCAGTGGGGACGCGTTCCAATCCTTTCTGATGCCATGAAAACAGTTTCAATGGGTGGTCTGAAGCTTGCAGCCTGGGGGCCACACCAGAGGTACCTTAAGTTCAGGGTAAACCAGTCCCTTTGTAACGGATGTGGAACCTGTGCAGATCTCTGTCCAGTTGGAAACATAAAAATGGATGAACATCCAGTTACAGGGGACAACTGTCAGTACTGCATGCGCTGTGCTTCATTCTGTCCTCGCGGTGCAATTCCATGTTTCATCAATTACAGGGGCAAAACCTACGCTGCCATGAAGCCTGGTGAAATGCTTAAATGAGTGTATGATGTCTGTGAGGGATTATCATTATACTGGAAAATTTGTAAAAAAACCATTCCATTCCAATGCATACTAAGAAAACCAAATCGCATAGTAACTTTTTAGAAAAAAATATATATCCTCCACTATAAAAGTAAAATTATATTAAAGGTGATGAAATGGAAAAAGAAGGTTTACTCGTACCAATTTTAATTGTTCTGGTCAT is a genomic window of Methanobacterium congolense containing:
- a CDS encoding EFR1 family ferrodoxin (N-terminal region resembles flavodoxins. C-terminal ferrodoxin region binds two 4Fe-4S clusters.) codes for the protein MSMKNVDLYYFSGTGNTRLVVERMVEIFGKNGVDAALKKIEDSRPEDVDLDHTLGIGFPVAILSTYSFVWDFINALPESPGTEVFMLDTLGGYSGGIVGPLRNILEKKGYKPIGACEIVMPLNIFYIQDRAVCDEKVKKGLQRAEKYAYALIEGKSQWGRVPILSDAMKTVSMGGLKLAAWGPHQRYLKFRVNQSLCNGCGTCADLCPVGNIKMDEHPVTGDNCQYCMRCASFCPRGAIPCFINYRGKTYAAMKPGEMLK
- a CDS encoding PadR family transcriptional regulator produces the protein MARENIAKYIILGLLSIQPLSGYGIKKWVEASISNFWSISYGQIYPTLQKIEAEDLAVKREFKPDKGPKRNQYTITEKGRQEFIKWLQRDEAGEYEILLKIFFGARLSPDENIEKIQRFREKRVHDRERLEKTLEDLHKNLDESEDNLYFLLITSFGITSYKSQIEWSDEALKLLNDKNNQ